A DNA window from Roseovarius sp. Pro17 contains the following coding sequences:
- a CDS encoding GMC family oxidoreductase yields MANDITADILIIGTGIAGAMAGAKLAQKGLKVAFLESGKRIERYDAVETFWNAKIKVPESAYPNDPTAPHPLTHKIGEYYQQMGPEDFKSTYIKVVGGTTWHWLGTTLRNVPADFKLNSLYGHAVDWPFDYDELEPFYLAAEQEIGVAGDSSEDLGSPRSGDFPMPMIPITYLDKQVGKALEGTKYQLRATPQGRNSVYHAERPECCGNASCIPVCPIQAKYDATVHVLQAEEAGAVVHDQTTATKLNLGADGQIASVDFRRADGSTGTAAGKVVVLAAHGIETPRLLLNSAQEGAENGVANSSDQVGRNLMDHPSKLSWAETAEPVWPFRGPLSTSGIENLRDGDFRKDRAAFRIEIANDGHSWPTGAPLSTASDLAKTGLRGADLDAAIKDATSRQIRISSLVEQSPDAENRVTLDPDKRDANGMPLPRIHFDYSDYTRAGLDAAQRAHDEVFAALGATNVNHSPDIQGAGHIIGTVRMGIDAKSAVVDADLRSFDHRNLFLLGSGTFPTSATANPSLTIAALSLRAVDAIAASAK; encoded by the coding sequence ATGGCAAATGATATCACGGCAGACATTTTGATTATCGGCACCGGCATCGCAGGAGCGATGGCAGGGGCGAAATTGGCGCAAAAGGGGCTAAAGGTCGCCTTTCTGGAAAGCGGCAAGCGGATCGAACGGTATGACGCGGTCGAAACGTTCTGGAATGCCAAGATCAAAGTGCCGGAATCGGCTTATCCCAATGACCCAACCGCGCCGCACCCCCTGACCCACAAAATCGGTGAGTATTACCAGCAAATGGGGCCAGAGGATTTCAAATCGACCTATATCAAGGTGGTCGGTGGAACGACGTGGCACTGGCTGGGGACAACTCTGCGCAACGTGCCGGCTGATTTCAAACTGAATTCGCTCTATGGCCACGCGGTAGATTGGCCGTTTGACTATGATGAGCTTGAGCCGTTTTATCTGGCCGCCGAACAGGAAATCGGTGTGGCGGGCGACAGTAGCGAGGATCTGGGGTCCCCGAGGTCTGGCGATTTTCCGATGCCTATGATTCCGATAACGTATCTCGACAAGCAGGTCGGCAAGGCATTGGAGGGCACCAAGTATCAGCTTCGTGCCACGCCTCAGGGGCGGAATTCGGTATATCACGCTGAACGCCCAGAATGCTGCGGCAACGCATCGTGCATTCCTGTCTGCCCGATTCAGGCGAAATATGATGCGACGGTTCATGTGCTCCAAGCAGAGGAGGCTGGTGCGGTCGTTCATGACCAAACGACAGCGACCAAGCTTAATCTCGGTGCCGACGGCCAAATTGCGTCGGTCGATTTTCGCCGTGCAGACGGCAGTACCGGCACTGCTGCTGGCAAGGTGGTGGTCCTCGCTGCACACGGGATCGAGACGCCGCGCCTCCTGCTGAATTCTGCCCAAGAGGGCGCGGAGAACGGTGTTGCCAACAGCTCTGATCAGGTTGGTCGCAACCTTATGGACCATCCCTCGAAACTTAGCTGGGCCGAGACGGCCGAGCCGGTCTGGCCTTTCCGTGGTCCGCTTTCTACGTCGGGGATCGAGAATTTGCGCGACGGTGATTTTCGCAAGGATCGTGCGGCCTTCCGGATCGAAATCGCCAATGATGGCCACAGCTGGCCCACGGGCGCGCCTCTATCGACAGCCTCCGATCTAGCGAAGACAGGTCTGCGCGGAGCCGATCTGGACGCAGCGATTAAAGACGCGACATCACGCCAGATTCGCATCAGTTCGCTGGTAGAGCAGTCGCCTGACGCGGAGAACCGCGTGACGCTGGACCCCGACAAGCGCGACGCCAACGGCATGCCGCTGCCGCGTATCCATTTCGATTATTCCGACTATACCCGCGCCGGGCTGGATGCGGCGCAGCGGGCGCACGACGAGGTGTTTGCAGCACTTGGTGCCACCAACGTCAATCATTCCCCGGATATTCAGGGTGCGGGCCATATCATCGGGACAGTGCGCATGGGCATTGATGCCAAAAGCGCGGTCGTGGACGCCGACCTGCGCAGCTTTGATCATCGCAACCTGTTCCTGTTGGGATCCGGAACCTTCCCCACTTCGGCGACGGCAAACCCCAGCCTCACCATCGCTGCTTTATCGCTGCGGGCGGTGGATGCCATCGCCGCCAGCGCGAAATAG
- a CDS encoding TetR/AcrR family transcriptional regulator yields the protein MKDRSENAIAVAPKRQRMAPQERRAHILNAAQGLFFARGWDDVTIADVLSEAAISKGGFYHHFTAKEDLLDGVIERFTSEALASAEAARVATSGDALTRFNAFLAESSRWKAERAPQIRFFVDAMLRPGNDLLFHRISDASAAAARPILREVIADGVAEGCFDVADTDLVTETILAWSIGRRAVVEMAIRTAEAGYLDAATDLLDGRMVAEGALIDRLLGLPQGSIALSNPSEYRLMLRAIAGN from the coding sequence ATGAAAGACAGATCAGAAAACGCCATTGCAGTCGCGCCCAAGCGCCAGCGCATGGCGCCCCAAGAGCGGCGGGCGCATATTTTGAATGCGGCGCAGGGCCTGTTTTTCGCGCGGGGCTGGGATGACGTGACGATAGCCGATGTGCTTTCTGAAGCTGCCATTTCCAAGGGTGGATTCTACCATCACTTCACCGCCAAAGAGGATCTACTCGACGGCGTTATTGAGCGTTTCACGAGCGAAGCGCTGGCCTCGGCGGAGGCCGCGCGTGTTGCGACTTCGGGCGATGCTTTGACCCGTTTCAATGCATTTCTGGCCGAGTCGAGCCGTTGGAAGGCAGAGCGTGCCCCCCAGATCCGGTTCTTTGTCGATGCCATGCTGCGGCCCGGTAACGATCTGCTGTTCCATCGCATTTCGGATGCATCCGCCGCAGCGGCAAGGCCAATTCTGCGCGAGGTGATCGCCGATGGGGTCGCTGAAGGCTGTTTCGATGTGGCCGATACGGACCTTGTTACCGAGACGATCCTTGCGTGGTCGATCGGCCGCAGGGCTGTTGTCGAGATGGCCATACGGACCGCCGAGGCAGGATATCTCGACGCGGCGACTGATCTCCTCGACGGCCGGATGGTGGCCGAGGGTGCGTTGATCGACAGACTGCTTGGCCTACCCCAAGGCAGCATCGCGCTGTCCAACCCGAGCGAATATCGCCTGATGCTGCGCGCGATCGCGGGCAATTGA
- a CDS encoding STAS/SEC14 domain-containing protein, whose product MLKIKELKPNVYEITMQGVLEKSDIETMERELTPVLNGDGPLGLIVRAEGWKDITADAIAEDMKFEFGLLAQWSKIAKMALVTDLQAFAAILKWIDPILPMIDMKSFGSSDVAAAEAFASDLPTKAAVGSDSGVTLLSDGKDGLIAYEIHGRITAEDVDKVLTPLEPHLKGDGKINLLVRFKSYEGFDPAILMDGSLMGTKMSAITHLGRYAIVGAPGWVKTIASGVAPMMPFEMRLFDVTEDAAAWTWVRSA is encoded by the coding sequence ATGCTGAAGATCAAAGAATTAAAGCCGAACGTCTATGAAATCACGATGCAGGGCGTGCTCGAAAAGAGTGACATCGAGACGATGGAGCGCGAGCTGACTCCGGTGCTGAATGGCGACGGGCCGCTGGGTCTGATCGTGCGTGCCGAGGGTTGGAAGGATATCACCGCTGACGCAATAGCCGAGGACATGAAGTTTGAGTTTGGGCTGCTGGCACAATGGTCCAAGATCGCCAAGATGGCATTGGTGACCGACCTTCAGGCCTTCGCGGCGATCCTGAAATGGATCGATCCGATCCTGCCGATGATTGACATGAAGAGCTTTGGCTCATCCGACGTCGCGGCTGCCGAAGCTTTCGCGTCCGACCTGCCGACCAAAGCGGCGGTTGGCTCGGACAGCGGCGTGACACTGTTGTCGGACGGCAAGGACGGGTTGATCGCCTACGAGATTCATGGCCGGATCACCGCAGAGGATGTGGACAAGGTGCTGACGCCCCTCGAACCCCACCTAAAGGGCGACGGCAAGATCAATCTTCTTGTCAGATTCAAGAGCTATGAAGGGTTCGACCCGGCAATCCTGATGGACGGGTCGCTGATGGGCACGAAGATGAGCGCGATTACGCATTTGGGCCGCTACGCTATCGTCGGCGCGCCTGGCTGGGTGAAAACGATCGCCTCGGGTGTGGCGCCGATGATGCCCTTCGAGATGCGTCTCTTTGACGTCACCGAAGACGCTGCCGCCTGGACATGGGTGCGCTCGGCCTAA
- a CDS encoding efflux RND transporter periplasmic adaptor subunit, whose amino-acid sequence MTDTPTEGRKTLTFDSDVGSTRSRWVAGGLAVAIIGWMGSGYILPSSDPTPVTAASATPKAVTVAVRQSVAESVEQVFVAEGQALPDRDTAIRAETSGQIAELLVDKGAVLEAGQVIARFDTAARRSDLARAKEELNRAQREFDNASALVARGVATVDRVSEARATLAAAEAGVTTAEEAIGNTEIRAPFAGRLETLDIDTREFVSTGTDIGRIVDNTPLTIRIQIPQQSLSDIKVGQTAEVAFITGATGTGEVKFVGTSADVDTRTFLAEIEVPNEGGTIPAGISAQLRIPTGKLTAHFVSPAILSLDTDGTLGIKTVTADNLVEFHKISIVRAQTDGIWVSGLPDEAQIISIGQGFVNNGETVDPQPDGDDNVSAAQAPVPGAPEAKAAANGNGQIIATAPETDIPAERPADAAKKESVQ is encoded by the coding sequence ATGACCGACACCCCGACTGAAGGGCGCAAGACGCTCACATTCGACAGCGATGTTGGATCAACCCGGTCCCGATGGGTGGCCGGTGGCCTTGCTGTGGCGATTATCGGCTGGATGGGCAGCGGATACATTCTGCCGTCCAGTGATCCGACACCAGTGACAGCTGCGTCTGCTACCCCCAAGGCCGTCACCGTTGCCGTGCGCCAATCGGTGGCTGAGTCCGTCGAGCAGGTCTTTGTGGCCGAGGGGCAGGCCCTGCCGGATCGTGACACGGCGATCCGGGCCGAGACGTCGGGCCAGATTGCCGAGCTGCTGGTGGACAAGGGCGCAGTGCTAGAGGCTGGTCAGGTGATCGCGCGTTTCGACACCGCCGCACGTCGGTCTGATCTGGCGCGGGCAAAGGAGGAGTTGAATCGCGCTCAGCGCGAGTTCGACAACGCCAGTGCGCTAGTAGCGCGAGGCGTGGCCACGGTAGATCGCGTCTCAGAGGCACGCGCCACTCTCGCCGCTGCTGAGGCGGGCGTTACAACTGCCGAAGAGGCTATCGGGAATACGGAAATCCGTGCGCCTTTTGCCGGGCGGCTCGAAACACTTGATATCGACACACGCGAATTTGTGTCGACTGGTACTGACATAGGCCGGATCGTCGACAACACGCCGCTGACGATCCGCATCCAGATCCCGCAGCAGTCGCTCAGCGACATCAAGGTTGGCCAGACAGCCGAGGTCGCCTTTATCACAGGCGCGACGGGCACGGGTGAGGTCAAGTTCGTCGGCACCAGCGCCGACGTCGACACCCGCACCTTTCTGGCCGAGATCGAGGTCCCGAATGAGGGTGGCACCATTCCCGCCGGCATCAGCGCGCAGTTGCGCATCCCCACAGGCAAGCTGACGGCGCATTTCGTCTCGCCCGCCATTCTGTCGCTGGATACCGACGGCACGCTGGGGATCAAGACCGTGACTGCCGACAATCTGGTCGAATTTCACAAGATCAGCATCGTGCGCGCCCAGACCGATGGCATCTGGGTGTCGGGCCTGCCGGACGAGGCGCAGATCATCTCTATCGGTCAGGGTTTCGTCAACAACGGCGAGACGGTCGATCCTCAACCGGATGGCGATGACAATGTGTCCGCCGCGCAGGCGCCGGTGCCGGGCGCGCCTGAGGCCAAAGCTGCGGCCAATGGCAACGGACAGATCATCGCGACAGCGCCCGAAACGGACATTCCGGCTGAACGGCCCGCCGACGCGGCCAAGAAAGAGAGCGTTCAATGA
- a CDS encoding efflux RND transporter permease subunit, protein MNGIIDAAFSRSRVVVMALIMILAVGAYAYVTIPKESSPEIPIPIFYVSTGLDGISPEDSERLLVEPLEIELSAITGLKQMTGNGGEGYASLQLEFEPGFDSEAALRKVREGVDRAKPELPEDATDPVVTEINTALFPILTVILSGPVPERTLNSLSEELSDGIEGLEGVLEVDVGGARDALLEVLIDPTVFETYNISFEELISQINRNNRLIAAGAIENGAGRIVLKVPGLIENIEDVMALPVKVRGDTVVTFGDVATIRRTFEDPTGFARIDGQPALALEIKKRAGSNIIETVAAVRTLIEEAQADWPSSVTIDYMQDESEQVETMLSDLEANVIAAVILVMIVIVWALGIRSALLVGLAIPGAFLAGVTGLLVMGYTMNLVVLFSLILVVGMLVDGAIVTTELADRRLQEGDEPKVAYAFAAKRMAWPIIASTATTLSVFFPLLFWTGTVGEFMKFLPITVILTLTASLFMALIFIPVVGGLIGKKPPQSAKDKATLHAAEKGDPRDLGGFTGGYVKVLQFAILRPWATLFMAISFLLAGFGAYGQFGNGISFFPSIEPEFAQVQVRARDNFSIYEKDALVRRVEERLFAYDEIASVYARSGGGNQDAADLIGTIQIELTEWDTRRTAAVIGEDIRTDMATIPGIDVQVQTASSGPSAGKPISLRVRARDPQAQAAAVEKIRSAMDDIGGFTDVTDTRPLPGVEWRIAVNRSEAARFGADISTLGQAVQLLTRGITVADYRPDDADGSVDINVRFPSNERTLEELQSLRVPTSAGLVPISNFVTFEPSPRSGTITRVDQRRVITIEANVAPGVLVNDQVVALQSSIDRMDLPDGVEATFAGEAQDQTESMIFLIGAFVTAIVLMFVILVIQFNSFYQAFVVMSAIVFSIAGVLFGLIVTGRPFGVVMGGIGVIALAGIVVNNNIVLIDTYNDLKKTGLSPLEAALRTGAQRLRPVVLTSVTTALGLMPMVIGVNLNFFRREIVYGAPSTQWWTELSSAIAGGLVIATVLTLIVTPAMLMLGEKKAGRSRSSGDLAATQPT, encoded by the coding sequence ATGAACGGCATCATCGACGCCGCCTTTAGCCGCAGCCGCGTCGTTGTCATGGCGCTGATCATGATCCTGGCCGTCGGTGCCTATGCCTATGTCACGATCCCCAAGGAAAGCTCGCCCGAGATCCCGATCCCGATCTTTTACGTTTCGACCGGCCTCGACGGCATTTCGCCCGAGGATTCTGAACGCCTGCTGGTCGAGCCGCTGGAGATTGAACTGAGCGCGATCACCGGCCTCAAGCAGATGACCGGCAATGGTGGCGAAGGCTATGCAAGCTTGCAGCTGGAGTTTGAGCCGGGTTTCGATTCCGAGGCCGCGCTCCGTAAGGTCAGGGAGGGCGTGGACCGCGCCAAACCCGAGCTACCCGAAGACGCCACTGATCCGGTCGTGACCGAGATCAACACAGCGCTTTTCCCGATCCTGACGGTAATCTTGTCCGGCCCCGTGCCCGAGCGCACGCTCAATTCCCTGTCCGAGGAACTATCGGATGGGATCGAGGGTCTTGAGGGCGTGCTGGAAGTCGATGTGGGCGGAGCGCGTGACGCGCTGTTGGAGGTGCTGATCGACCCCACAGTGTTCGAGACCTACAATATCAGCTTTGAGGAATTGATCAGCCAGATCAACCGCAACAACCGACTGATTGCAGCAGGCGCTATCGAGAATGGCGCGGGCCGTATCGTGCTGAAAGTGCCGGGGCTGATCGAAAATATCGAGGACGTCATGGCCCTTCCTGTGAAGGTGCGCGGCGACACTGTCGTCACCTTCGGCGACGTCGCCACGATCCGCCGCACGTTCGAGGACCCAACTGGCTTCGCCCGCATCGACGGTCAGCCGGCGCTGGCGCTGGAGATCAAGAAGCGGGCGGGGTCGAACATCATCGAAACCGTTGCCGCAGTGCGCACGCTGATCGAAGAGGCGCAGGCGGACTGGCCGAGCAGCGTGACCATCGATTACATGCAAGACGAAAGCGAGCAGGTGGAGACCATGCTGAGCGATCTGGAGGCGAACGTCATCGCCGCCGTGATCCTCGTGATGATCGTCATAGTCTGGGCGCTTGGCATCCGATCCGCTTTGCTGGTCGGTCTCGCGATTCCTGGCGCCTTTCTTGCAGGTGTGACGGGGCTGCTGGTGATGGGATACACGATGAACCTTGTCGTGCTTTTTTCGCTCATCCTGGTTGTGGGGATGCTGGTGGACGGCGCAATCGTTACCACCGAACTTGCCGATCGCCGATTGCAGGAGGGAGATGAGCCCAAGGTTGCGTATGCTTTCGCCGCCAAGCGCATGGCCTGGCCGATCATCGCCTCGACGGCGACGACGCTGTCCGTGTTTTTTCCGCTGCTGTTCTGGACCGGCACAGTCGGTGAGTTTATGAAATTCCTGCCGATTACCGTGATCCTGACGCTGACGGCATCGCTCTTCATGGCGCTGATATTCATCCCCGTCGTCGGTGGCCTCATCGGCAAGAAGCCTCCGCAATCGGCCAAGGACAAGGCAACGCTGCACGCTGCCGAAAAGGGTGATCCGCGCGATTTGGGCGGATTTACCGGCGGCTATGTAAAGGTGCTGCAATTCGCGATCCTGCGGCCTTGGGCGACGCTGTTCATGGCGATTTCGTTCCTGCTCGCGGGTTTTGGTGCTTACGGCCAATTCGGCAACGGCATCAGCTTTTTCCCGTCGATCGAGCCGGAATTCGCACAGGTGCAGGTCCGCGCCCGCGACAACTTCTCGATCTATGAAAAGGACGCGCTGGTGCGCCGTGTCGAGGAACGTCTGTTCGCCTATGACGAGATCGCGTCGGTCTATGCCCGCTCGGGCGGTGGCAATCAGGACGCCGCCGATCTGATCGGCACGATCCAGATTGAACTAACCGAATGGGACACGCGCCGAACTGCCGCTGTTATCGGTGAGGACATCCGCACCGACATGGCGACGATTCCCGGTATCGACGTGCAGGTGCAAACGGCGTCCTCCGGCCCCTCGGCAGGCAAACCCATCAGCCTGCGCGTGCGCGCCCGCGATCCGCAGGCCCAAGCGGCGGCGGTCGAGAAAATCCGCAGCGCGATGGACGACATCGGCGGCTTTACCGACGTCACCGATACGCGGCCTTTGCCCGGGGTCGAATGGCGCATCGCGGTGAACCGCTCTGAGGCTGCGCGCTTTGGCGCCGACATTTCGACCCTCGGACAGGCGGTGCAACTTCTGACGCGCGGCATCACCGTGGCCGATTACCGCCCCGACGACGCCGACGGATCGGTCGATATCAACGTGCGCTTCCCCTCAAACGAACGCACGCTGGAAGAGCTTCAATCGCTGCGCGTGCCCACCTCGGCGGGCCTCGTCCCGATCTCGAACTTTGTCACGTTCGAACCTTCCCCGCGCAGCGGCACCATCACCCGCGTTGACCAACGTCGCGTCATCACCATCGAGGCGAACGTCGCCCCCGGCGTGTTGGTCAACGATCAAGTCGTCGCATTGCAATCGTCCATCGACCGCATGGACCTGCCAGACGGGGTCGAGGCCACCTTCGCCGGCGAGGCGCAGGATCAGACCGAGTCGATGATCTTTCTCATCGGTGCCTTCGTGACCGCAATAGTGCTGATGTTCGTGATCCTCGTGATCCAGTTCAACAGCTTCTATCAGGCCTTCGTCGTGATGAGCGCTATCGTGTTCTCGATTGCCGGTGTCTTGTTCGGCCTGATCGTCACTGGCCGCCCCTTCGGCGTTGTGATGGGAGGGATCGGGGTGATCGCGCTGGCCGGGATCGTGGTGAACAACAACATCGTGCTGATCGACACCTACAATGACCTGAAAAAGACGGGATTGTCGCCGCTGGAGGCCGCTCTGCGGACTGGCGCGCAGCGTCTGCGGCCCGTCGTGCTGACCTCGGTGACGACGGCGCTGGGCCTGATGCCCATGGTGATTGGCGTGAACCTCAACTTTTTCAGGCGAGAGATCGTCTATGGCGCGCCCTCGACCCAGTGGTGGACGGAGTTGTCATCGGCCATCGCGGGTGGGCTGGTGATCGCAACGGTGCTGACCCTTATCGTGACGCCCGCCATGCTGATGCTGGGCGAGAAAAAGGCGGGGCGCTCCAGATCATCGGGGGACCTTGCCGCGACACAGCCGACATGA
- a CDS encoding DUF2461 domain-containing protein — protein MVEPETFTFLADLAMNNRKAWMDANRDARDDAMRNFTGIATTLYDYADRFDPFVAEAGIKPKQSYTKFFQEPRDRVGRDLYRAGVDVFANAGHPSEDFGYYLHIEPGNCYAGAALFQPSKEPLARLRQRLVDDPDGLKDILVDPEFKAAFPDGLVTRKALGTMPDGFESSDPAAPYLKMVGLGCRQDLPDALLLDDEVIDLLIDIFRAASQLVRYFD, from the coding sequence ATGGTAGAGCCAGAAACATTTACGTTCCTTGCAGATCTCGCAATGAACAACCGCAAAGCCTGGATGGACGCAAACCGTGACGCGCGCGACGACGCCATGCGCAATTTCACGGGCATCGCGACGACATTGTACGACTATGCTGATCGCTTTGATCCTTTCGTGGCAGAGGCGGGGATCAAACCAAAGCAAAGCTACACCAAGTTCTTCCAAGAGCCGCGGGATCGCGTCGGACGTGATCTATATCGCGCGGGTGTGGATGTTTTTGCCAATGCCGGTCATCCGTCCGAGGACTTTGGATACTACCTGCATATCGAGCCCGGAAATTGCTATGCGGGCGCCGCGCTTTTCCAACCCTCCAAGGAGCCGCTGGCACGGTTGCGACAGCGTCTGGTCGATGATCCGGATGGCCTGAAAGACATCTTGGTCGATCCTGAGTTCAAGGCGGCTTTTCCAGATGGATTGGTCACACGAAAGGCCTTGGGCACTATGCCGGACGGCTTTGAGAGTAGCGATCCCGCTGCGCCCTATCTGAAAATGGTCGGCTTGGGATGTCGCCAAGACCTGCCGGACGCGCTCCTGCTCGACGACGAAGTGATTGATCTGCTGATCGATATTTTTCGCGCTGCCAGCCAGCTTGTGCGCTACTTCGACTGA
- a CDS encoding SPOR domain-containing protein, with protein MGIFRAGDAQKWRNAALGGVALVAFGALAGCEGTEGGGLFKAKAKSESASVSGDASSVRLVERDVEAPEVFQVTDKGLWDGRPSLGGVWVAHPDVTDPERVIIRNTANSKFVIGALFRRERANPGPAFQVSSDAAAALGMLAGAPAQINVTALRREEAPEPVAGSADGAQTLTPGTIETSSLDPVEGAAAAAIDAADVVNPPAANVPQPEKVAVAAPVKSSLDRPYLQIGIFSVEENAENTATAMRQAGMVPTVRKDGSQGKTFWRVIVGPAADESERAALLKKIKGIGFDDAYAVSN; from the coding sequence ATGGGTATTTTTCGGGCGGGCGATGCGCAGAAGTGGCGCAATGCGGCGCTGGGCGGTGTGGCGCTGGTGGCTTTTGGGGCGCTGGCAGGCTGTGAGGGAACGGAAGGCGGTGGCCTGTTCAAGGCCAAAGCCAAGTCCGAATCTGCGTCGGTATCGGGCGATGCATCCTCGGTTCGGCTGGTCGAGCGTGACGTCGAGGCGCCCGAGGTATTTCAGGTCACCGACAAAGGGCTATGGGACGGGCGTCCATCGTTGGGCGGTGTCTGGGTCGCGCATCCTGATGTCACGGACCCCGAGCGCGTCATCATCCGCAATACCGCCAATTCGAAATTCGTCATCGGCGCGCTGTTCCGGCGCGAGCGGGCTAATCCCGGTCCGGCCTTTCAGGTCTCGTCCGATGCCGCCGCCGCACTCGGAATGCTGGCCGGTGCGCCCGCGCAGATAAACGTGACTGCCCTGCGCCGCGAAGAGGCGCCTGAGCCTGTTGCCGGGTCCGCAGACGGCGCGCAAACGCTGACGCCGGGCACGATTGAGACCAGCAGCCTTGATCCGGTTGAGGGGGCGGCCGCAGCCGCCATCGATGCGGCAGATGTCGTAAACCCACCTGCCGCCAACGTGCCGCAGCCCGAAAAGGTCGCGGTAGCCGCCCCGGTGAAATCGTCGCTGGACCGGCCCTACCTCCAGATAGGTATTTTCAGCGTCGAAGAGAACGCCGAGAATACCGCCACCGCCATGCGCCAGGCCGGCATGGTGCCGACCGTGCGCAAGGATGGCAGTCAGGGCAAGACGTTCTGGCGTGTCATCGTCGGCCCCGCCGCCGATGAAAGCGAGCGCGCAGCACTGTTGAAAAAAATCAAGGGTATCGGATTCGACGACGCCTATGCCGTGAGCAACTGA
- a CDS encoding D-alanyl-D-alanine carboxypeptidase family protein → MQTYLKAALTALAMACLALPAAAFDTAAKAAYVVDLGTGTVLLTKNADQPLPPASMSKLMTLYVAFEAIRDGRLSLDEKLPVSRHAMSYKGSTMFLDTTDRVSVEDLLRGIIVLSGNDACVVIAEALSPDGTEAGFARFMTQRAQKMGMTNSTFANSNGWPAPDHRMSMRDLALLTRNIIVDFPQFYPMFAETEFAFDGRAPQNTQNRNPLLSLGIGADGLKTGHTQAAGYGLVGSAKQGERRVVFVLSGLDTPQARAEDAEAIVNWAFRQFAENTLVTAGRDVAQADVWMGDVPTVGLVTAADLTMLLPVLGGDTVKAEVIYTGPLQAPIEAGAQVAELVVTPDGMPETRVPLLAASNVARGGFTARLKTVSGILLKRLQQGPEGTL, encoded by the coding sequence ATGCAAACCTACCTCAAAGCCGCCCTTACGGCCCTCGCGATGGCGTGCCTTGCGCTGCCCGCCGCCGCCTTCGATACGGCGGCCAAGGCGGCCTATGTCGTCGATCTGGGAACGGGCACCGTGCTGCTGACCAAGAACGCCGATCAGCCTCTGCCGCCGGCGTCGATGTCCAAGCTGATGACGCTCTATGTCGCATTTGAGGCGATCCGCGACGGGCGTCTGTCGCTGGACGAAAAGCTGCCCGTGTCACGCCACGCGATGAGCTACAAGGGCTCGACCATGTTCCTAGACACGACCGACCGGGTATCGGTCGAGGATCTGTTGCGCGGGATCATCGTGCTGTCAGGCAACGACGCCTGCGTCGTGATCGCCGAGGCGCTCAGCCCCGATGGCACCGAGGCGGGGTTCGCCCGCTTTATGACGCAGCGCGCGCAAAAGATGGGCATGACCAATTCGACCTTTGCCAATTCGAACGGTTGGCCCGCACCGGACCACCGCATGAGTATGCGCGATCTGGCGCTGCTGACGCGCAATATCATCGTCGATTTCCCGCAATTCTATCCGATGTTCGCCGAAACCGAATTTGCTTTCGACGGGCGCGCGCCGCAGAACACGCAGAACCGCAATCCGCTGCTTAGCCTTGGCATCGGGGCCGACGGACTGAAAACCGGGCATACGCAGGCAGCGGGCTATGGCCTTGTCGGCTCGGCCAAGCAGGGCGAGCGGCGCGTGGTTTTTGTCCTGTCGGGGCTGGACACGCCGCAGGCGCGGGCCGAGGACGCCGAGGCCATCGTTAACTGGGCCTTTCGCCAATTTGCTGAAAACACGCTGGTAACTGCAGGGAGGGACGTGGCGCAGGCTGATGTCTGGATGGGCGATGTGCCGACGGTGGGGCTCGTCACGGCGGCCGATCTGACCATGCTGCTGCCCGTTCTGGGCGGCGACACTGTCAAGGCCGAGGTCATCTATACCGGCCCCTTGCAGGCCCCCATCGAAGCGGGCGCGCAGGTGGCCGAACTTGTCGTGACGCCCGACGGGATGCCCGAGACACGCGTGCCGCTTTTGGCTGCGTCGAACGTGGCGCGTGGCGGATTTACCGCACGTCTCAAGACGGTGTCCGGCATCTTGCTCAAGCGGTTGCAGCAGGGGCCTGAGGGCACGCTGTGA